A window of Malania oleifera isolate guangnan ecotype guangnan chromosome 2, ASM2987363v1, whole genome shotgun sequence genomic DNA:
ATACATGTGGCCCAGGTTGGTTGGATACATGTTCACCTTCTTGTTCTGTATGGGGTTGAGTGAATCCCAATGACGCCTTCTATGCTGACGTTGAATCATCCCCCCAAGCCCTAGAGATCACATAGAGGACCCGGCCGCAGTGTCCCCATCAACTGTCTTTTTCATGTATGGGATTTGCAGCTcgaataaaatttattaaagatCCTTCTCAAGCCAAGATTTCGATCACATTTTTCTACAATCTGCAATCTTCTGTGTCATGTCCATGATCCATCTTTCTCTAAAATTCAAACAGCTTGCCCCTTATTCTTAGACCATGTGGAGCCACCTTGCTATGCTAGAAAACCATGCATCAAGTTTCAATTCGAATTGAATGAATTTGGTCATACCATACACATAGTCCCCTACATAAGAGTTCAGAGAATATAACTGTAGTAGGTTTATCTTTTTGGATGCTCTGCAGTTAACATGACCTAATTTTTTAGTTTACTccttttaaattaatttattatcTAAATTTAATCTCATCATGTGCCACTTCTTTAATTTTTCAGTTTAGGGACAAGTATTTTTTGCAGAAGCTTCTGAATTTGAAGGGAGATGATGGCTTCAGGATGAATGAAGTTCTTGTATCTTTATGGTACCTCTTGGGCTTGTGGCCATTGGTGTACAGCATGCTATTGCTTCCAACTGGTAGAAGGTATACTTCAttatttaactttgaaaagtagTATGTCTTacacttgtgtgtgtgtgtgtgtgtgtgtgtaggcatCCAGAGTGAATATTCTTGCTTTTTCTGTTGTAAATGAAATACAGAGGGATAACCAACTTCCCGGATTGCAActtccctttcttttcttccccgtTTGTAAAATGAATGCAAACGTATTTGAGTGGTAGAATGAACGACAAGCGAAATCCTTTTTCTCAGAAATTTTCTTGCTAATACATGCAAGCTATAAAACAGCTAGCCCAGGTGCAAGTATTTGTGCTCCCAATGAGCTCTCTGTTAGCAGCAATGGCGTGAGAGAAGAAGCTGCCACATAAGCATTATTTTCTTGTTTATTAGTTTTACATAATATTATTAATCTGACCTATTTAATCTATTTATCTACAGCTCAAAAAGCAATGTACCTCTGTTGCCATTCCTCATACTTTCAGTCATAGGTGGTGCATATGCCCTTTTTCCCTATTTTGTTCTTTGGAAACCACCGCCACCTCCCATTGAAGAAACAGAGCTTAGAAAGTGGCCTCTAAATTTTCTAGAATCAAAGTTCACTGCCGGGGTAAGAAGTTTTACACTATATTATGCGACAAAAATATGTGGGAACATCTGCTGCAGCTAATATGAAGACTCTTGAGTACTCTTGAGTAATGACATAACAATTCAAATGGTACTCCAAATCCATAGATAATTCAACTGGTAGGGTGATTAATGATGACTCTTTTAGCTGTTGCCTTGACCAAACTAAATTCGCTCTTTAGTAATGACATATGTCATTGTGTATGTTTAAAATCTACTGATGATTCTATGTACTTTTTGAGTGCACATAACAGTGTAGCACATTTAATCTGTATACGCACAGATTAAACAAAAAATTCTCATGCATAATAATGTGCCACATGCAGAATTTCCTAAAGGTTTCATTAGCTGACCACACCTAGTAGAGAGTACTTGAGGATTGGTTGTATTATGACATGTCAATCCCAAACATGAAATAGATTTTGGGGGGAAAAAAAGGAGAGGGTAGCTGACCTGCACTAAGTCGTGTTGGAAAAATCACCAATGGCATCATGAATTAAACAGAGGCATTGAAGCATTAGAATTTATCATTGCATTTTAGCCTCCAGTGCTTTTGTTAGAAAACAATACTTACATTTTGTCAGAAACCATTAACACTGCAAATTGACCCAACAATTTGCATCAGATAACCGTTGCTGCAGGACTAGCATTATTCTTCTATGCCGGTTTAGCCAATGGGGATGTCTGGAAGGAATTTTTCCAGTACTTCAGAGAAAGCAAATTTGTAAGTGTGTCAATTATTGATGTGCATATCTTGCCTTCTGGTTTGATATTTCTGCATTTGCCTAAATATTTGAGGCAATGTTGGTGGAGTTCTATTTCCAGAGACATGTAACCCATGTTTGTCATAAGCAATCTTATTCTACAATTTAAATTTCATCAAGATTTTGTATGACCTTTATTTTCCGTTTGCGTTATTTCCAAAAACTGAATCCAGTGTTATGTGCATTTCATGCACATTACATTGAAGTCCATGGTACAAACCTGTATCCTCCAATCCCGCCATTCAAATTCAGAGCCTAATATTCCAATTCAACATCTTTTGcatataaaatttagaaataacaTAAATACTGTCTGTTGAATTACAATATCATGAAACTCACGATGAACTTTATTGGGTTGTTGAATCACGATATCACAGATCCATGTCTCCTGCATTGATTTTGTCCTGTTCTCTTCATTTgctcccttttgggttttcaaCGACATGGCTGCTCGGAAATGGTGAGGCATCAGTAAAGCATTAGCTTCTTCCTTAAATTTAGCTTTAAGTTCTCTTCTATATAACCTAAATGGCTACTTATACTGTAGCAGGGATCACAAAGGATATTGGCTTGTTCCCTTATCACTGGTGCCATTCATGGGACCTGCTTTGTATCTTGTTCTGCGTCCTTCACTATCTGCGATGCCTCTTTCACAGAGCCCAACGGCATCCAAGCAGAAATAATACATTGATTCTCTCGTCCAAATTGGTTTTCATATGTTCTGTAAGAGAAGGAAACAAACCATTGTTTTCTCAAAGGATGAATTCGTAGCAATGAATTTTTTAGCCAGGAAGCTTTTGTCCCTTGCTGCCAAGCAGATCTGCTTGCACAAGAACAGGTCATTTTTGTccagagaaagaagaaaagaaaagaaaatttgtgaTAGTTTGAAGACTTTTTTTTGAATAGTATGTAGTGGGCCTATGGTAAAATCAAGTGTTTAGTGTTGAATACTAAATAGTAGTCTATG
This region includes:
- the LOC131149157 gene encoding uncharacterized protein LOC131149157 isoform X1, whose translation is MVANATVISFSLCAFPWLPPKPKTPAQTQNHISKISFLRTLSSSGFVKPCKYGSIISSSGFQRRDLLQICQVSLKPQNSVEEEKVSGNGGGGKGGRDWVTSILLFGLWAALIYYALYLAPDQTPFRDKYFLQKLLNLKGDDGFRMNEVLVSLWYLLGLWPLVYSMLLLPTGRSSKSNVPLLPFLILSVIGGAYALFPYFVLWKPPPPPIEETELRKWPLNFLESKFTAGITVAAGLALFFYAGLANGDVWKEFFQYFRESKFIHVSCIDFVLFSSFAPFWVFNDMAARKCRDHKGYWLVPLSLVPFMGPALYLVLRPSLSAMPLSQSPTASKQK
- the LOC131149157 gene encoding uncharacterized protein LOC131149157 isoform X2, whose amino-acid sequence is MVANATVISFSLCAFPWLPPKPKTPAQTQNHISKISFLRTLSSSGFVKPCKYGSIISSSGFQRRDLLQICQVSLKPQNSVEEEKVSGNGGGGKGGRDWVTSILLFGLWAALIYYALYLAPDQTPFRDKYFLQKLLNLKGDDGFRMNEVLVSLWYLLGLWPLVYSMLLLPTGRSSKSNVPLLPFLILSVIGGAYALFPYFVLWKPPPPPIEETELRKWPLNFLESKFTAGITVAAGLALFFYAGLANGDVWKEFFQYFRESKFIHVSCIDFVLFSSFAPFWVFNDMAARKWDHKGYWLVPLSLVPFMGPALYLVLRPSLSAMPLSQSPTASKQK
- the LOC131149157 gene encoding uncharacterized protein LOC131149157 isoform X3, with translation MVANATVISFSLCAFPWLPPKPKTPAQTQNHISKISFLRTLSSSGFVKPCKYGSIISSSGFQRRDLLQICQVSLKPQNSVEEEKVSGNGGGGKGGRDWVTSILLFGLWAALIYYALYLAPDQTPFRDKYFLQKLLNLKGDDGFRMNEVLVSLWYLLGLWPLVYSMLLLPTGRSSKSNVPLLPFLILSVIGGAYALFPYFVLWKPPPPPIEETELRKWPLNFLESKFTAGIHVSCIDFVLFSSFAPFWVFNDMAARKWDHKGYWLVPLSLVPFMGPALYLVLRPSLSAMPLSQSPTASKQK